One genomic segment of Gottschalkia acidurici 9a includes these proteins:
- a CDS encoding collagen binding domain-containing protein, with amino-acid sequence MKFIKNKRFNLHIIIMIIALVLQLVAPTFSYNSFAESVNSEVNESNDNLDLEEEDVAKDTEIDNSELESEPPEGEDDSEESTVGKFTSEEYSEEETIEEKDIQVPNDLGLMNYDINSLLESPKYIDSIKNVKLSYYSNGKEIVLNPDEPLDQNVEVKISYIWELSDQEKVNDGDYTEVKLPDIFEIYNEVNGRLSVSGGESAGTYKLSKDGTLRLTFNDYADNLYGVEGYVNFETSFDRGNLKGENPKVIKFPINESQTTGITIKFKPNNVSGPVQKSGVPNKTVNANEITWTIDVNKSLNGVKNALIEDTFDTGMSFKTGSMRINKLKVDLDGKATLGEEISGLTPQISGDGFTLNLGDISDAYRIEYKTEIEDFEKTSFKNVAKFNGGSSSPTVTINRGSVIEKNGETDRSFNADKITWTVYVNKSESKINSGVLTDIYGEGLKLNESTVKVYELTLDNNGNENSANQITTGFTKNHYENEKKLEIEFGGEINKAYKIIYETEIIDKEKTSFKNNAEFEGGKVSKTINISIGEKLKKSGTANISYNDAKYINWTIDMNGRELSINDAQLIDIIGNGLELVPGTITVKEISYSSNGSVNVGSNVTTSFTINENSDKKGFNLKLGDINKAYRIEYETKITDHDSLSIYENDVNLSGVGIGIDKKATVTPTIQNTFEKSGRGIDYSNNTMSWRIRVNPTKVGIKGLTITDTFPKDGLKMLEDTLIVKKGSTTLTEGTEYTIEATDDDWKKGFILKFNNYEVNEAIYEITYKTEFDRPSHKDYRENALNGKLRYENTASFAWEGGSTSRNANQTIIDVAGNNGEKSGRLMSRESKEIEWTVDLNYLSENLGSITLNDNISDDQELITDSIEIYEYSVVSTGDRTRGNSVDKSEYEINTNNKKGFDITFKDVNKPYRVVFKTKIIKSITQSNYENTANVGNIGYSASVSYNDSEKFVEKSGKQNGKNIDWKIDVNKSLSRIQDATLIDESTGGHLVKEDSFKVYETKNPTKILEKGVDYNLDVSEEVWTDTSKTQNFELNFTNTIDTMYTVEYQTEIIVLENGTNLTNKVYFKGEGQNQLGSPDQGNVQIRLTSGDGSAIGEFGSLTINKVDGHDETALEGVEFTIYNSRGKSMKTLNTNNKGVIYLPSLFYGEYTLRETKMIDGYQALEEDIKVTINKKDTEQTIKNYKLGVLEVLKIDGRDDTKLSGGEFEVKDSEGNVIGTITTGIDGKATLDGLEFGTYTVKETKSPQGYELDTKEYTIEVTKEKVNKPILLEVKNYSQVSLEILKVDSEDESKLLSGAVFEVRDLGGKRVGSVITDTNGKGKIDNLSLGKYTFIETKAPSGYKLDTTRYELNVDENSSKLIELKIQNEKRPETPQNPESEFGKLKIIKVDSEDIDIKLQGAQFEVRNSSGKLIKTVVTDMNGMAIIENLPFGEYLIKETKAPNLYKMDDTEYTVTIDRSNVTDALEIELKNFKKSQDSVGRLKITKVDSKDLATFLFGAVFEIRDSDGYLIQTLITDNDGVAISEELSFGNYTVVETKAPIGYKLNTTKHNVTINGTNIDKIALLEVKNIKLTSPPIDPVDPTDSENKERPREKRRSKEKDKPTNPQEEKIPEETTDPEHPLYPIDSENPNNQLETDDQDESVDIENIEESIKPSEIEKQIKLEETKGLLNANAQIQDETKAKEVLPKTGEMKKTVFYILGTLLILSGILIRKRTYN; translated from the coding sequence TTGAAGTTTATTAAAAATAAGAGGTTTAACCTGCATATTATTATCATGATTATAGCGCTAGTACTCCAACTAGTAGCTCCTACTTTTAGTTACAATTCATTTGCAGAATCAGTAAATTCTGAAGTTAACGAGTCTAATGATAACTTAGACTTAGAGGAAGAAGATGTAGCTAAAGATACGGAGATTGATAATTCAGAACTAGAAAGTGAACCACCAGAAGGTGAGGATGATTCAGAAGAATCTACAGTGGGGAAATTTACAAGTGAAGAGTATAGTGAAGAAGAAACTATAGAAGAAAAGGATATTCAAGTTCCAAATGACTTGGGTTTAATGAACTATGATATCAATAGCTTATTAGAATCCCCGAAGTATATTGATTCTATAAAGAACGTAAAGTTAAGCTATTATAGCAATGGCAAGGAAATAGTGCTAAATCCAGATGAACCTTTAGATCAGAATGTAGAAGTTAAAATATCGTATATTTGGGAACTATCAGATCAAGAAAAAGTTAATGATGGTGACTATACAGAGGTTAAACTACCAGATATATTTGAAATCTACAATGAAGTGAATGGACGGCTTTCTGTATCAGGTGGAGAGTCTGCCGGAACTTATAAGCTTAGCAAAGATGGAACTCTTAGACTGACATTTAATGATTACGCAGATAATTTATATGGCGTGGAGGGGTACGTAAACTTTGAGACTTCTTTTGATAGAGGAAACTTAAAAGGAGAAAATCCTAAGGTAATAAAGTTTCCAATAAATGAATCTCAAACTACAGGTATTACAATTAAATTTAAACCCAATAATGTATCTGGGCCGGTGCAAAAATCAGGAGTACCTAATAAAACTGTAAATGCTAATGAGATAACTTGGACTATAGATGTAAATAAGTCTTTAAATGGGGTTAAAAATGCATTAATAGAAGATACATTTGATACAGGTATGAGTTTCAAAACAGGCTCCATGAGAATTAATAAATTAAAAGTGGACTTAGATGGAAAGGCTACACTAGGAGAGGAAATCTCAGGATTGACTCCGCAGATATCTGGAGATGGATTTACCTTAAATCTCGGAGATATAAGTGATGCATACAGAATAGAGTACAAAACGGAAATAGAAGATTTTGAAAAGACCAGTTTCAAAAATGTTGCAAAGTTTAATGGTGGATCATCTAGTCCTACAGTAACTATAAATAGGGGTAGTGTGATAGAGAAAAATGGAGAGACAGACAGAAGTTTTAATGCTGATAAGATTACATGGACGGTGTATGTAAACAAATCAGAATCTAAAATAAATAGTGGTGTTCTTACAGATATTTATGGAGAAGGACTAAAATTAAATGAAAGTACTGTGAAAGTTTATGAACTAACTTTAGACAACAATGGTAATGAGAATAGTGCGAATCAAATAACTACAGGATTCACTAAAAATCATTATGAAAATGAAAAGAAACTTGAAATAGAATTCGGTGGAGAAATAAATAAGGCATATAAGATAATATACGAGACTGAAATAATAGATAAAGAAAAAACATCATTTAAAAACAATGCAGAATTTGAGGGTGGAAAAGTTTCTAAGACTATAAATATAAGTATAGGTGAGAAACTGAAAAAATCAGGAACTGCAAATATAAGCTACAATGATGCGAAGTATATTAATTGGACTATTGATATGAACGGAAGAGAGCTTTCTATAAACGATGCACAACTTATCGATATTATAGGAAATGGTCTAGAATTAGTACCAGGAACAATAACAGTTAAAGAAATAAGTTATTCTAGTAATGGGAGTGTAAATGTCGGAAGTAACGTTACTACTAGCTTTACAATAAATGAAAATAGTGATAAGAAGGGATTTAACCTAAAGCTAGGAGATATAAATAAGGCATATAGGATAGAATATGAAACAAAAATTACAGATCATGATAGTTTATCTATATATGAAAATGATGTTAATTTAAGTGGAGTTGGTATAGGGATAGACAAGAAAGCTACAGTAACACCAACTATACAAAACACTTTTGAAAAGAGTGGAAGAGGCATAGATTATTCAAATAATACTATGTCATGGAGAATTAGAGTAAATCCTACTAAGGTTGGTATAAAAGGACTTACTATAACGGATACATTCCCCAAAGATGGTCTTAAGATGTTAGAAGATACTCTGATTGTTAAAAAAGGAAGCACTACTCTTACTGAAGGGACAGAATATACTATTGAGGCTACAGATGATGATTGGAAGAAAGGTTTTATATTGAAATTTAACAACTATGAAGTAAATGAAGCAATATATGAAATAACATATAAAACTGAATTTGATCGTCCTTCACATAAAGATTATAGGGAGAATGCACTAAACGGAAAGTTAAGATATGAGAATACTGCAAGCTTTGCATGGGAAGGTGGTTCAACATCTAGAAATGCAAATCAAACTATAATTGACGTAGCAGGAAATAATGGTGAAAAATCAGGTAGGCTTATGAGTCGTGAATCTAAAGAGATTGAGTGGACTGTAGATCTTAACTATTTGTCTGAAAATTTAGGCTCAATAACTTTAAATGATAATATATCAGATGATCAAGAATTGATTACTGACTCTATAGAAATCTATGAATATAGTGTTGTCAGTACTGGAGACAGGACTCGTGGAAATTCAGTAGATAAAAGTGAATATGAAATAAATACTAACAATAAAAAAGGTTTTGATATTACATTTAAAGACGTAAATAAGCCTTATAGAGTAGTGTTTAAGACTAAAATTATCAAATCTATAACACAAAGTAATTATGAGAATACTGCTAATGTAGGTAATATTGGATATTCAGCTTCAGTAAGCTACAATGATTCAGAAAAGTTTGTAGAAAAGTCAGGAAAGCAAAATGGTAAAAATATAGATTGGAAAATTGATGTTAATAAGAGTTTGTCTAGGATACAAGATGCAACACTAATAGATGAATCAACAGGTGGACATTTAGTAAAAGAAGATAGCTTTAAAGTTTACGAAACTAAGAATCCAACAAAAATTCTTGAAAAAGGAGTAGACTATAATCTAGATGTCAGTGAAGAGGTATGGACAGATACATCAAAGACTCAAAATTTTGAATTAAACTTTACAAATACAATAGATACTATGTACACAGTTGAATATCAAACAGAGATTATAGTGCTAGAAAACGGTACAAATCTTACAAATAAGGTTTATTTTAAAGGTGAAGGGCAAAATCAGCTAGGTAGTCCAGACCAAGGTAATGTACAAATTCGTTTAACAAGTGGAGATGGCTCTGCCATAGGCGAGTTTGGAAGTTTAACTATAAATAAAGTTGACGGACATGATGAAACTGCTTTAGAAGGAGTAGAATTCACTATATATAACTCAAGAGGAAAAAGCATGAAGACGCTTAACACTAATAATAAGGGAGTCATATACTTACCGAGTCTTTTTTACGGTGAATACACTTTAAGAGAAACTAAAATGATAGATGGATATCAAGCTCTCGAAGAAGATATAAAAGTAACTATAAATAAAAAGGATACAGAGCAAACAATTAAAAACTATAAATTAGGAGTATTAGAAGTTCTAAAAATAGATGGTAGAGATGATACTAAACTTTCAGGAGGTGAATTTGAAGTTAAGGATTCTGAAGGAAATGTTATAGGTACAATAACTACAGGTATTGATGGAAAGGCTACCCTAGACGGTCTAGAGTTTGGAACATATACGGTAAAGGAGACAAAATCACCACAAGGCTATGAGCTAGATACTAAAGAATATACTATAGAAGTGACAAAAGAAAAGGTGAATAAACCTATATTGCTAGAGGTAAAGAACTATAGCCAAGTTTCACTAGAGATTTTAAAAGTAGATAGCGAAGATGAAAGTAAATTACTATCAGGCGCGGTATTTGAAGTTAGAGATTTAGGTGGAAAAAGAGTAGGATCTGTTATTACTGATACGAATGGTAAAGGTAAGATAGATAACTTATCACTAGGAAAATATACATTTATAGAGACAAAAGCACCTAGTGGATACAAGTTAGATACTACAAGATATGAACTAAATGTAGATGAAAATAGTTCGAAATTAATTGAACTAAAAATACAGAACGAAAAAAGACCAGAGACACCACAGAATCCAGAAAGTGAATTTGGTAAATTAAAAATAATTAAAGTAGACAGTGAAGACATAGACATAAAACTACAAGGAGCACAATTTGAGGTTAGAAACTCTAGTGGTAAACTTATAAAAACAGTGGTTACAGATATGAATGGAATGGCCATTATAGAAAACTTACCATTTGGAGAATATCTAATAAAGGAAACAAAGGCACCAAATCTATATAAGATGGATGATACAGAGTACACTGTAACTATAGATAGAAGTAATGTTACTGATGCACTTGAAATTGAATTGAAAAACTTTAAGAAATCACAAGACAGCGTTGGAAGACTAAAGATAACTAAGGTAGACAGTAAAGACCTTGCAACGTTTTTATTCGGAGCAGTATTCGAGATTAGAGATTCTGATGGATATTTAATACAAACATTGATTACAGATAATGATGGAGTAGCCATATCAGAAGAGTTGTCATTTGGAAATTATACAGTAGTAGAGACAAAAGCACCTATTGGATATAAGCTAAATACCACTAAACATAATGTAACTATAAACGGCACTAATATTGATAAGATAGCTTTATTAGAAGTAAAAAATATAAAGTTAACTTCACCACCAATAGATCCAGTAGATCCGACAGATTCAGAAAACAAAGAGAGACCGAGAGAAAAACGAAGATCAAAAGAAAAAGATAAACCAACAAATCCACAGGAAGAAAAAATACCAGAGGAAACGACAGATCCAGAACATCCATTATACCCGATAGATTCAGAAAATCCGAATAATCAACTAGAGACTGATGACCAAGATGAATCTGTAGATATAGAGAATATAGAAGAATCAATAAAGCCGAGTGAAATAGAGAAACAAATAAAATTAGAAGAAACAAAGGGGCTGCTTAATGCTAACGCTCAGATTCAAGATGAGACAAAAGCCAAAGAAGTACTACCTAAAACAGGTGAAATGAAAAAAACAGTATTTTATATATTAGGAACATTATTAATATTATCAGGAATATTAATAAGAAAGAGAACATATAATTAA
- a CDS encoding co-chaperone GroES, protein MSIKPLGDRVVIKKVEVEEKTKSGIILTGSAKEEPQVAEIVAIGAGVLNDEKLKNEVKVGDKVIFSKYAGSEVEVDGEEYTILKIADVLAVLG, encoded by the coding sequence ATGAGCATAAAACCATTAGGAGACAGAGTAGTTATTAAGAAAGTTGAAGTTGAGGAAAAAACTAAAAGTGGTATAATCCTTACTGGATCAGCAAAAGAAGAGCCACAGGTAGCAGAAATAGTTGCTATTGGAGCAGGAGTACTTAATGATGAAAAGTTAAAAAATGAAGTTAAAGTTGGGGATAAAGTAATATTCTCGAAATATGCTGGATCAGAAGTTGAAGTGGATGGGGAAGAATATACTATACTAAAAATAGCAGATGTACTAGCTGTATTAGGATAA
- a CDS encoding class D sortase — protein MKRRLISTIFIIVGLSIIAYPKSMEIRNDYKQQRLKSEWSKSLSLIDSGDIEEVQEQGSKKEDNKEYSNRNMDGILRIRKINLELPILKGATPKNLNSTVASVNDTTKVGEVGNYSIAGHRSHTYGRNFNRLDELKKGDSIEVETEREKYIFIVSEKLYVEPEEVSVLEGNNKDKEITLITCHPMINPTHRLIVKGKIVD, from the coding sequence GTGAAGAGGAGGTTAATCTCAACAATTTTTATAATAGTTGGACTATCCATTATAGCATATCCTAAATCTATGGAGATACGAAATGACTATAAGCAGCAAAGACTTAAAAGTGAGTGGAGTAAAAGTTTAAGTCTAATAGATAGTGGAGATATAGAAGAGGTGCAGGAACAAGGTAGTAAGAAAGAAGATAATAAGGAATATAGTAATAGAAACATGGATGGAATACTGAGGATAAGAAAGATCAACTTAGAGTTACCAATACTTAAAGGAGCAACACCGAAAAACCTTAACAGCACAGTGGCAAGTGTAAATGACACAACTAAGGTAGGTGAAGTCGGAAATTATTCTATAGCTGGACATAGAAGTCATACCTATGGACGAAACTTTAACAGACTAGATGAACTTAAAAAAGGAGATAGCATAGAAGTAGAGACTGAAAGAGAAAAATATATATTTATTGTATCAGAAAAGCTTTATGTTGAACCGGAAGAGGTAAGTGTATTAGAAGGAAATAATAAAGATAAAGAAATAACATTAATTACATGTCATCCTATGATTAATCCAACACATAGACTAATAGTAAAGGGTAAGATAGTTGATTGA
- the groL gene encoding chaperonin GroEL (60 kDa chaperone family; promotes refolding of misfolded polypeptides especially under stressful conditions; forms two stacked rings of heptamers to form a barrel-shaped 14mer; ends can be capped by GroES; misfolded proteins enter the barrel where they are refolded when GroES binds) produces the protein MAKDIKFGEDARRSMERGINKLADTVKVTLGPKGRNVVLDKKFGSPLITNDGVTIAREIELEDPFENMGAQLVKEVSTKTNDVAGDGTTTATLLAQAIIREGLKNVAAGANPMILRKGIIKAVETVVEEIKTFSKVVESKEAIAQVASISAADENIGSLIAEAMEKVGKDGVITVEESRSMGTTLEVVEGMQFDRGYLSPYMVTDTEKMVSELDNPYILVTDKKVSNIQELLPVLEQIVQQGKSLLIIADDIEGEALATLVVNKLRGTFNCVAVKAPGFGDRRKEMLRDIAILTGGEVISEELGYDLKEATLDMLGTAQTVKVDKDNTTIVSGGGAEQDIKDRINQIKAQLEDTTSEFDSEKLQERLAKLSGGVAVIQVGAATETELKETKLRIEDALAATRAAVEEGIVPGGGTALLNTSSAIEKLLESSEGDEKTGISIILKAIEEPVKQIAINAGLEGSVIVEKVKTSDVGIGFDALNEKYVDMIGAGIVDPTKVTRSALQNAASVSSMVLTTESAITDLPEEDNAMPMGGGMPGGMPMM, from the coding sequence ATGGCTAAAGATATAAAATTCGGAGAAGACGCACGTCGTTCAATGGAAAGAGGAATAAATAAATTAGCAGATACAGTTAAAGTTACATTAGGACCAAAAGGAAGAAATGTAGTATTAGATAAAAAGTTTGGATCACCACTTATAACTAATGATGGTGTAACTATAGCACGTGAAATAGAATTAGAAGATCCATTTGAAAATATGGGTGCTCAATTAGTAAAAGAAGTATCTACTAAAACTAATGATGTAGCAGGTGATGGAACTACTACAGCTACACTTTTAGCTCAAGCTATAATTAGAGAAGGTCTTAAAAACGTAGCTGCTGGAGCTAATCCAATGATACTTAGAAAAGGAATAATAAAAGCAGTAGAGACAGTTGTAGAAGAAATTAAAACATTCTCAAAAGTTGTTGAAAGTAAAGAAGCTATAGCTCAAGTTGCATCTATATCAGCGGCAGATGAAAATATAGGTAGCCTAATAGCCGAAGCTATGGAAAAGGTAGGAAAAGACGGAGTTATAACTGTAGAAGAATCAAGATCAATGGGAACTACACTAGAGGTAGTTGAAGGAATGCAATTTGACAGAGGATATCTTTCACCATATATGGTAACTGACACTGAAAAAATGGTTTCAGAGTTAGACAACCCATATATATTAGTTACTGATAAAAAAGTTTCAAACATTCAAGAGTTATTACCAGTATTAGAGCAAATAGTACAACAAGGAAAATCATTACTAATAATAGCAGATGATATAGAAGGAGAAGCTTTAGCTACATTAGTAGTAAATAAATTAAGAGGAACTTTCAACTGTGTTGCTGTTAAAGCACCAGGATTCGGAGATAGAAGAAAAGAAATGTTAAGAGACATAGCTATTCTTACAGGTGGAGAAGTTATATCAGAAGAACTAGGATATGACTTAAAAGAAGCCACACTAGATATGTTAGGAACTGCTCAAACTGTAAAAGTTGATAAAGACAATACAACTATAGTAAGTGGTGGAGGAGCAGAACAAGATATAAAAGACAGAATAAACCAAATAAAAGCTCAATTAGAAGACACTACTTCAGAATTTGATAGTGAAAAATTACAAGAAAGACTTGCTAAGCTTTCAGGTGGAGTTGCAGTAATTCAAGTTGGAGCTGCTACAGAAACTGAACTTAAAGAAACAAAGTTAAGAATAGAAGATGCATTAGCTGCTACAAGAGCTGCAGTTGAAGAAGGTATAGTACCTGGAGGTGGAACTGCTCTATTAAATACTTCATCGGCAATAGAAAAATTATTAGAGTCAAGTGAAGGCGATGAAAAAACAGGTATATCTATAATTCTAAAAGCAATAGAAGAGCCAGTAAAACAAATAGCTATAAATGCAGGACTTGAAGGTTCAGTTATAGTTGAAAAAGTTAAAACAAGTGATGTAGGAATAGGATTTGATGCATTAAATGAAAAATATGTAGATATGATAGGAGCAGGAATAGTTGATCCAACTAAAGTTACAAGATCAGCATTACAAAACGCTGCATCAGTATCTTCAATGGTATTAACTACAGAAAGTGCTATAACAGATCTTCCTGAAGAAGACAATGCAATGCCAATGGGTGGAGGAATGCCTGGCGGAATGCCGATGATGTAA
- the purH gene encoding bifunctional phosphoribosylaminoimidazolecarboxamide formyltransferase/IMP cyclohydrolase: MKRALISVYDKTGIVEFTKRLVSLGWEILSTGGTSKILKEEGIEVVDVSDITEFPECFDGRVKTLHPKIHGGLLALRDNEDHVSMMKKLDIDSIDMVVNNLYPFKETILKEGVSHEEIIENIDIGGPSMLRAAAKNYKFVTVLVDPKDYQMVLDELADNKDTKEETRLYLASKVFSQTSHYDALISSYFNKIANIDFPEVISLTYEKKQDLRYGENPQQKAAYYTEIKDVEGTIANARQLHGKELSYNNIGDSNGAIEILKEFEEPTVVAVKHGNPCGIGSAINIEDAFIKAYECDKVSIFGGVIALNREVNERTAQLINDIFIEIVIAPSYNEKSLEILKSKKNIRILELSNIDKKDYESFSMTKTLGGLLLQQRNTKLFNDEEIRVVTDRKPTEKEIEDLYFAWKAVKGVKSNAIVVAKDKGTTGVGPGQVSRIWSLQNAIRQGGKRIKGSVLASDAFFPFSDCVEEAHLAGITAIIHPGGSINDEESIKLANKYRIAMILTGIRHFKH; this comes from the coding sequence ATGAAAAGAGCTTTAATAAGTGTTTATGATAAAACTGGTATAGTAGAGTTTACTAAAAGATTAGTTTCATTGGGATGGGAGATTTTATCTACAGGCGGAACATCAAAAATATTAAAAGAAGAAGGAATAGAAGTAGTAGATGTTTCAGATATTACAGAGTTTCCAGAGTGCTTTGATGGAAGAGTAAAGACACTTCATCCTAAAATACATGGAGGGTTACTTGCATTAAGGGATAATGAAGATCATGTATCCATGATGAAGAAGTTAGATATAGATTCAATAGACATGGTTGTAAATAATCTTTATCCGTTTAAAGAAACAATTTTAAAAGAAGGAGTAAGTCATGAAGAAATAATAGAAAACATAGATATAGGTGGTCCATCTATGCTTAGAGCTGCTGCAAAAAATTATAAGTTTGTAACAGTTCTAGTAGATCCTAAAGACTATCAAATGGTTTTAGATGAACTTGCTGACAATAAAGACACAAAAGAAGAAACTAGACTATATCTTGCTAGTAAAGTTTTCAGTCAAACTAGTCACTATGACGCTTTAATCTCTAGTTACTTTAATAAGATTGCTAATATAGACTTTCCAGAAGTAATTTCTCTTACATATGAGAAAAAACAAGATTTGAGATATGGAGAAAATCCACAACAAAAAGCAGCTTATTATACTGAAATCAAAGATGTTGAAGGAACTATTGCTAATGCTAGACAATTGCATGGAAAAGAGCTTTCTTATAATAATATAGGAGATAGCAATGGTGCTATAGAAATCTTAAAGGAATTTGAAGAACCTACAGTAGTAGCTGTGAAACATGGAAATCCTTGTGGAATAGGAAGTGCAATAAATATAGAAGATGCATTTATAAAGGCATATGAATGTGATAAAGTATCTATATTTGGGGGAGTAATAGCATTAAATAGAGAAGTTAATGAGAGAACTGCACAACTTATAAATGATATATTTATAGAAATAGTTATAGCCCCTTCGTACAATGAGAAGTCACTAGAAATACTTAAATCAAAGAAAAATATTAGAATTTTAGAACTTTCAAACATAGATAAAAAAGACTATGAAAGCTTTAGTATGACAAAAACTTTGGGAGGACTTTTATTACAACAAAGAAATACAAAATTATTTAATGATGAAGAAATTAGAGTAGTAACAGATAGAAAGCCTACAGAAAAAGAAATTGAAGATTTATATTTTGCATGGAAAGCAGTAAAAGGAGTAAAATCGAATGCTATAGTTGTTGCTAAAGATAAAGGAACTACAGGAGTTGGACCTGGTCAAGTAAGTAGAATATGGTCACTGCAAAATGCAATAAGACAGGGTGGGAAGCGAATAAAAGGAAGTGTATTAGCATCGGATGCGTTTTTCCCATTTTCAGACTGTGTAGAAGAAGCTCACTTAGCAGGTATAACTGCCATTATACATCCTGGGGGATCCATAAATGATGAGGAATCTATAAAGCTAGCGAACAAGTACAGGATTGCAATGATACTTACAGGAATTAGACATTTTAAACACTAG
- a CDS encoding DUF554 domain-containing protein, which produces MLGVIVNVLAIIVGGTLGLIFKRFIKESYKETIMNGLGLSVIIMGIMSAIKSKEFLLVIVSIVLGSLIGEILDIEGKLNKLGEFMGSKFSKDSSNDSSFSKAFVTTSLIFCVGAMGILGSLESGLSGNHQTLYAKSILDGVSSTIFSSTLGIGVLFSTIPVLIYQGSIVLAASLIKGFLTDPMITEISAVGGILIIAIGLNVLNIKNIKIGNMLPSILIPVIYFMF; this is translated from the coding sequence ATGTTAGGAGTCATAGTAAATGTCTTAGCAATTATTGTAGGAGGAACTTTGGGTCTTATATTTAAAAGATTTATAAAAGAATCTTATAAAGAGACTATTATGAACGGATTAGGGCTTTCGGTAATAATAATGGGTATTATGAGTGCCATTAAATCTAAAGAGTTCTTATTAGTAATAGTGAGTATCGTACTTGGAAGTTTAATAGGTGAAATACTAGATATAGAAGGAAAACTTAATAAACTTGGAGAGTTTATGGGTAGTAAATTTAGCAAAGATAGCTCTAATGACTCTAGTTTTTCAAAAGCATTTGTGACAACTTCACTTATATTTTGTGTAGGAGCTATGGGTATCTTGGGTTCTCTTGAAAGTGGATTGTCTGGAAACCATCAAACTTTATATGCTAAATCTATTTTAGATGGAGTTTCATCTACTATATTTAGTTCCACTCTAGGGATAGGAGTATTATTTTCAACTATACCAGTACTGATATATCAAGGGTCAATAGTACTTGCTGCATCACTTATAAAGGGTTTTCTAACAGACCCAATGATAACGGAAATATCAGCAGTAGGTGGAATACTTATAATAGCCATAGGACTTAATGTACTAAATATAAAAAATATAAAAATAGGAAATATGTTGCCGTCTATATTAATACCTGTAATATATTTTATGTTCTAA